From a single Vibrio sp. BS-M-Sm-2 genomic region:
- a CDS encoding choice-of-anchor I family protein, which yields MNRKFNKLTLLLPIAVSSALVGCSQSTSKPTTSSQTSLDAFSLQCQSIQQPIASDAVVTGLTLVGSSIADAPFATSAAEIVSYDSCTDKLYVVNAQAQKVDVLSMNADSAPTSEGSIDLQTAAAASGINIGAANSVSTHQGLVAVAIENADKQQNGIIALYRSDTLELITTYAAGALPDMVSFSKDGRYIASANEGEPNADYSIDPEGSVTLVDLSSGPLQAKITQIDFKAFNQGQPRHAELTDKVRISAPNATVAQDLEPEYLTFADNGKLYVALQENNALAAIDVASAQVDAILGLGGKPWDKAKLDASNKDKNIGNLQSYAMLEGLYMPDSITSYSVDGNTYIVTANEGDGREYGIKTTQKVCDEKGFEWDGDDYKGTENYTTEKDFCIAYVDEVRGKKLDVDANHPLAGALKDNKQLARLKVIKPQGTLAADQKVQAFGSRSFSIWDESGELVFDSGDDFARIVLDQDPANFNSTNDNNQSGDDRSDDKGVEPEAIEVAEINGKQYAFIGLERQGGIMVYDVTQPKNTSFISYLNNRDFTQPVCTKVDEDGDCDNETYNAKAGDLGPESIKYFTRSGNHFIAVGNEVSGSTSVYRVEF from the coding sequence ATGAATCGTAAATTTAATAAGCTGACTTTATTACTACCTATCGCAGTAAGCTCGGCTCTAGTTGGTTGTTCTCAATCAACTTCAAAGCCGACAACATCATCTCAAACATCACTTGATGCTTTTAGCCTTCAATGCCAATCCATCCAGCAACCAATCGCGAGCGATGCTGTGGTAACTGGGCTTACTTTAGTGGGCAGCTCTATTGCTGACGCTCCCTTCGCAACTTCCGCAGCAGAAATTGTCAGCTACGATTCATGTACCGATAAGCTTTATGTGGTTAACGCTCAAGCGCAGAAAGTCGATGTGTTGTCGATGAATGCTGATAGCGCACCGACATCTGAGGGCTCGATAGACCTTCAAACAGCCGCTGCAGCTTCGGGTATTAATATCGGTGCTGCGAACAGTGTATCGACTCATCAAGGCTTAGTTGCTGTCGCGATCGAAAATGCTGACAAGCAACAAAATGGCATAATTGCGCTTTATCGCTCAGATACACTAGAGTTGATTACCACATACGCTGCTGGCGCATTGCCAGACATGGTGAGCTTCTCGAAAGACGGCCGTTACATCGCATCAGCAAACGAAGGTGAGCCGAATGCGGATTACAGCATTGATCCTGAAGGCTCAGTAACGCTGGTGGATTTAAGCAGTGGTCCTCTGCAAGCAAAAATCACGCAGATCGATTTTAAGGCATTCAACCAAGGTCAGCCTCGCCATGCAGAGCTGACCGACAAGGTTCGAATCTCTGCGCCGAATGCAACCGTAGCTCAAGACCTTGAACCGGAATACCTAACGTTTGCGGATAACGGAAAACTCTACGTTGCTCTTCAAGAGAACAACGCTTTGGCAGCGATTGATGTGGCGAGTGCACAAGTCGATGCAATTCTGGGATTAGGCGGCAAGCCTTGGGATAAAGCTAAGCTAGATGCGTCAAACAAAGACAAAAACATCGGAAATCTCCAAAGCTACGCAATGTTAGAAGGCCTTTACATGCCAGATAGCATCACCAGCTACAGTGTTGATGGTAACACCTACATTGTGACTGCGAACGAAGGTGATGGTCGTGAATATGGCATCAAAACGACGCAAAAAGTGTGTGACGAGAAAGGTTTTGAGTGGGATGGTGATGATTATAAAGGCACCGAAAACTACACCACAGAAAAAGACTTTTGTATCGCTTATGTTGATGAAGTACGTGGCAAGAAGCTAGATGTTGATGCTAACCACCCATTGGCTGGTGCATTGAAAGACAACAAACAACTGGCTCGTCTTAAGGTGATTAAGCCACAAGGCACACTTGCTGCTGACCAAAAAGTTCAAGCATTCGGTAGCCGTTCTTTCTCTATTTGGGATGAATCTGGCGAGTTAGTGTTTGATAGCGGCGATGATTTCGCTCGAATCGTTCTTGATCAAGATCCTGCAAACTTCAACAGCACCAATGATAACAACCAAAGTGGTGACGATCGCAGCGATGACAAAGGGGTTGAACCTGAGGCTATCGAAGTGGCTGAGATTAACGGTAAGCAGTATGCCTTTATTGGTCTTGAGCGCCAAGGTGGCATCATGGTTTACGACGTAACACAGCCTAAAAACACGAGTTTCATCAGTTACTTGAACAACCGAGACTTTACACAACCAGTGTGTACCAAAGTTGATGAAGACGGTGATTGCGACAACGAGACTTACAACGCTAAAGCGGGTGATTTAGGTCCAGAGTCAATCAAGTATTTCACTCGCTCTGGTAACCACTTTATCGCGGTCGGCAATGAAGTGAGCGGCAGCACATCAGTTTACCGCGTTGAGTTTTAA
- the ompW gene encoding outer membrane protein OmpW yields the protein MKKTVCGIAVIAALMSTNVLAHKEGDFIIRAGAATVSPNDSSDAVLNNPDLEFSVDSNTQLGLTFGYMFTDNISFEVLAASPFSHSISVNGLGKIADTKHLPPTFMVQYYFGEANSDFRPYVGAGINYTVFFDEGLNANGKNAGLTDVSLDDSWGLAANIGIDYMINEDWFLNASVWYADIGTTATYKTATDTFKTDVDIDPWVFMIGGGYNF from the coding sequence ATGAAAAAAACAGTATGTGGTATTGCGGTTATTGCGGCTCTTATGTCAACGAATGTTCTTGCTCATAAAGAAGGTGATTTCATCATCCGTGCAGGTGCAGCAACGGTATCTCCAAACGACAGCAGTGACGCTGTACTTAACAATCCTGACCTAGAATTCTCAGTTGATTCTAATACTCAACTTGGTCTAACTTTCGGTTACATGTTCACTGACAACATCAGTTTTGAAGTCCTAGCTGCAAGCCCATTTTCTCATAGCATTTCTGTCAACGGTCTAGGCAAAATTGCTGATACTAAACACCTTCCGCCAACGTTCATGGTTCAATATTACTTTGGTGAAGCGAACAGCGACTTCCGTCCTTACGTAGGTGCGGGCATCAACTACACTGTGTTCTTTGACGAAGGATTGAATGCTAACGGCAAAAATGCAGGCCTAACGGATGTGTCTTTGGATGATTCTTGGGGCCTTGCTGCAAACATTGGTATTGACTACATGATCAATGAGGACTGGTTCCTAAACGCATCGGTTTGGTACGCAGACATCGGTACTACAGCGACATACAAAACGGCTACAGACACGTTCAAAACAGACGTTGATATAGACCCATGGGTATTCATGATCGGTGGTGGTTACAACTTCTAA
- the hpf gene encoding ribosome hibernation-promoting factor, HPF/YfiA family, giving the protein MKINVQTHHVSINDDSRKDIEGKFEKISNHFPSLISCDIIITKEHGQHQVEVFTNYEGVRVTAKSTDDVMYPAIASALKKLEAGLSNRKGQLKADLHEKPTSTKPEIASDIIQEMKLV; this is encoded by the coding sequence ATGAAAATAAACGTTCAAACACATCACGTATCAATTAACGACGACTCACGTAAAGACATCGAAGGTAAATTCGAAAAGATATCTAACCATTTTCCATCACTGATTAGCTGCGACATCATCATTACAAAAGAACATGGTCAACATCAGGTTGAAGTATTCACCAACTACGAAGGTGTACGAGTAACAGCAAAATCTACAGACGATGTTATGTACCCAGCTATCGCTTCAGCACTCAAGAAACTTGAAGCAGGCCTAAGTAACCGTAAGGGACAATTGAAAGCCGACCTACACGAGAAACCAACAAGCACCAAGCCAGAGATTGCTTCGGACATCATCCAAGAGATGAAACTGGTATAA
- a CDS encoding DUF3012 domain-containing protein has translation MKKIALIVFLATQLMACTEVGSEAWCADMKEKPKGDWTANEAGDFAKHCVF, from the coding sequence ATGAAAAAAATCGCGCTAATTGTATTTCTGGCAACTCAACTAATGGCTTGTACAGAAGTGGGCAGTGAAGCTTGGTGTGCCGATATGAAAGAAAAGCCGAAAGGTGACTGGACAGCCAATGAAGCCGGTGATTTTGCTAAGCATTGTGTTTTCTAA
- a CDS encoding HAD-IIB family hydrolase encodes MEHQLSNDWKRIEWLLTDVDDTLTWQGSLPPETLIALQKLRDNGIKVVAVTGACAGWCDHIAQLWPVDAVLGENGAFLLEKQDNALQLSFETPLEQVRQNQAKLKQQVEAILLSYPDLSLTLDQSYRLCEVAIDIGQNRKPVDPEIVQAVLERIHALGAYATASSIHINAWYGEHSKKNAVHRFLTNKGLSLEQIHNQACYVGDSMNDQQMFESLPLTVGVANIKHYWDKLEYHPSKVMSQPGGYGFAEFVDALLAVKKLTP; translated from the coding sequence ATGGAACACCAACTAAGTAATGACTGGAAACGTATCGAATGGCTATTAACCGACGTTGACGACACCCTTACTTGGCAAGGCTCATTGCCTCCAGAAACCCTAATTGCATTACAAAAACTACGAGATAATGGAATTAAGGTGGTCGCGGTGACGGGCGCCTGTGCAGGTTGGTGTGATCATATTGCGCAGCTTTGGCCTGTCGATGCAGTACTTGGAGAGAACGGCGCTTTCTTACTAGAGAAACAAGATAATGCATTACAGCTCTCATTTGAAACGCCGCTAGAGCAAGTACGCCAGAATCAAGCCAAACTCAAACAACAAGTTGAAGCTATCTTGCTGAGTTACCCAGACCTATCCCTAACTCTGGATCAATCTTACCGCTTGTGCGAGGTCGCAATTGATATCGGCCAAAACCGTAAGCCTGTTGATCCTGAAATAGTGCAAGCGGTACTCGAAAGAATACACGCTTTAGGTGCGTACGCAACGGCAAGTTCGATTCATATCAACGCTTGGTATGGCGAGCACTCAAAGAAAAACGCAGTGCACCGGTTTCTGACTAATAAAGGCTTATCGCTCGAACAAATCCACAATCAAGCCTGCTATGTCGGCGATTCAATGAATGATCAGCAGATGTTCGAATCACTTCCACTTACCGTTGGCGTGGCAAACATTAAGCATTATTGGGATAAACTAGAGTATCATCCAAGCAAGGTCATGTCGCAGCCTGGTGGCTATGGGTTTGCAGAATTTGTGGATGCGCTACTGGCAGTTAAAAAGCTAACCCCTTAA
- the phnE gene encoding phosphonate ABC transporter, permease protein PhnE, protein MTTASIDREWQRFTPNERVARFAVYLSLVCAIVWSWQTVEVIPEFLYDAPAQFADMFERMVPMDYGFYPESIHAAMIETLHIATLGTLFTLVFAIPLALLNAPNITPNKALNWVAQFFLVSSRSVNSLVWALLFIALFGPGVLAGIMAIAIRSIGFVGKLLAEAIAEVNMGPIEALRATGASWMSILLKGYWPQVMPAFYSIVLFRWDINVRESAVLGLVGAGGIGVVLNDAQNLFEWQKVSMVLVSIFAVVIVAEAAVIHIRNKLI, encoded by the coding sequence ATGACAACTGCATCTATCGATAGAGAGTGGCAGCGCTTTACACCCAACGAACGTGTGGCTCGATTTGCCGTTTACCTTAGTCTTGTGTGTGCCATCGTGTGGTCTTGGCAGACGGTGGAAGTGATTCCTGAGTTCCTTTATGACGCGCCCGCTCAATTTGCGGATATGTTCGAGCGAATGGTGCCAATGGACTACGGCTTCTACCCAGAATCGATCCACGCTGCAATGATTGAAACCTTACATATCGCGACGTTGGGCACACTGTTTACTTTGGTGTTTGCGATTCCTTTGGCGTTGTTGAATGCACCAAACATTACTCCAAATAAAGCGTTGAACTGGGTTGCTCAATTCTTCCTCGTGTCTTCACGTTCCGTGAATTCATTGGTATGGGCACTACTGTTTATCGCACTGTTTGGCCCCGGTGTTCTCGCAGGCATCATGGCAATTGCAATTCGCAGTATCGGCTTTGTAGGGAAGCTGTTAGCGGAAGCCATTGCCGAAGTGAACATGGGGCCTATTGAAGCTTTACGCGCAACGGGCGCTTCGTGGATGAGTATTCTGCTGAAAGGGTATTGGCCACAAGTGATGCCTGCGTTCTACTCAATCGTGTTATTCCGTTGGGACATCAACGTGCGTGAGTCTGCGGTACTAGGTTTGGTGGGCGCTGGTGGTATTGGTGTGGTGCTAAACGATGCGCAGAACCTTTTCGAGTGGCAAAAAGTGTCGATGGTATTGGTGAGTATTTTTGCAGTGGTTATCGTTGCAGAAGCGGCGGTGATCCACATCCGTAACAAGCTTATTTAG
- the phnE gene encoding phosphonate ABC transporter, permease protein PhnE, translated as MAGLNPSSSPSVPSNQSPAKHENPFKVSWTNRAIIAGIIAYLFYSFSTLGLTFDRLIIGFGESERLLSRMFPPDFSRTSLLLSGLAESLQIAIISSFFGIVISLFLGLLAARNMMPSIVSTPIRGFIALCRSFHPVIIAILFVKAVGFGALAGILTLVFASIGFIAKLFAEAIEEISFKPVEAIKATGANFISVILYAVMPQVFTRFIGFASYQLDSNLRNSTMVGIVGAGGLGGTLFSAFQRFDYDFVAAILITIIALILVGEFLSNIVRRIF; from the coding sequence ATGGCTGGATTAAACCCAAGTTCATCGCCAAGCGTACCGTCAAACCAGTCGCCAGCGAAGCACGAAAACCCGTTCAAGGTGTCATGGACGAACCGTGCGATTATCGCTGGCATTATTGCTTACCTGTTCTACAGCTTTTCGACATTAGGGCTAACGTTTGATCGTTTGATCATCGGCTTTGGTGAAAGTGAGCGATTACTATCTAGAATGTTTCCGCCTGATTTTTCGCGTACTAGTTTGCTGTTAAGTGGTTTAGCAGAGAGCTTACAGATCGCGATTATCTCAAGTTTCTTCGGCATCGTTATCTCGCTATTTTTAGGCTTGCTTGCAGCGAGAAACATGATGCCGTCAATTGTATCAACACCAATCCGTGGTTTTATTGCATTGTGCCGTTCTTTTCACCCAGTGATCATCGCCATCTTGTTTGTGAAAGCGGTGGGCTTTGGTGCTCTGGCTGGGATCTTGACCTTGGTGTTCGCATCGATTGGCTTTATCGCCAAGTTGTTTGCAGAAGCGATTGAGGAGATTTCTTTTAAACCGGTTGAAGCAATTAAAGCGACCGGCGCTAACTTCATCAGTGTGATTCTGTATGCCGTGATGCCGCAGGTGTTTACTCGTTTTATTGGCTTCGCTAGCTACCAGTTGGACTCGAATTTACGTAACTCAACCATGGTGGGCATCGTAGGTGCGGGCGGCCTTGGCGGGACACTTTTCTCTGCCTTCCAACGTTTCGATTACGACTTCGTTGCCGCTATCTTGATCACCATTATCGCACTGATTCTGGTCGGTGAATTTCTTTCCAACATTGTTAGGAGAATCTTCTAA
- the phnC gene encoding phosphonate ABC transporter ATP-binding protein — protein sequence MAVASYEGIKINNLFHEYVAGKPILKGINIDIDEPGIIAIIGPSGTGKSTLLRCINRLNDPSQGEIIFDGADLTQLKGQALRKQRRHIGMVFQEYNLVERLTVIENVLSGRLGYMTAWNAWRRNYSAEDLAKAFELLEFVGLQDFANQRADSLSGGQRQRVGIARAVMQDPYILLADEPTSSLDPKTAVEIMELMETFAEQKNIPVLVNIHDVNLAKRYAKRIIGMCNGKVHYDGSPEGISEEDLKIIYGGESWLD from the coding sequence ATGGCCGTAGCAAGCTATGAAGGAATAAAGATCAACAACCTTTTCCACGAATATGTGGCAGGCAAGCCAATCCTTAAAGGCATTAATATTGATATCGATGAGCCAGGCATTATCGCGATTATCGGCCCATCCGGTACAGGTAAAAGTACACTTCTACGCTGTATCAACCGCCTTAACGACCCAAGCCAAGGGGAGATTATTTTTGATGGCGCAGACCTGACTCAACTAAAAGGCCAAGCACTTCGTAAACAGCGCCGTCATATCGGCATGGTATTTCAAGAGTACAACTTGGTAGAGCGTTTAACGGTTATCGAGAACGTGTTGAGTGGTCGTCTGGGTTACATGACCGCTTGGAATGCGTGGCGTCGTAATTACTCAGCTGAAGATTTAGCAAAAGCGTTTGAGTTACTGGAATTTGTTGGCCTGCAAGACTTTGCTAACCAACGTGCTGACAGCTTGTCTGGCGGGCAAAGACAGCGTGTCGGTATCGCTCGTGCGGTGATGCAAGACCCTTACATTCTTCTTGCTGACGAACCAACGTCATCACTCGACCCAAAAACTGCGGTTGAGATCATGGAGTTGATGGAAACTTTCGCTGAGCAGAAAAATATTCCAGTATTGGTGAACATTCACGATGTGAACCTAGCTAAGCGTTATGCTAAACGTATCATTGGCATGTGTAATGGTAAGGTACATTATGACGGTAGCCCTGAAGGTATTTCTGAGGAAGATCTAAAAATTATCTATGGGGGTGAATCATGGCTGGATTAA
- the phnD gene encoding phosphate/phosphite/phosphonate ABC transporter substrate-binding protein, producing the protein MKISVKGLLIASSLLLPSMAMASDCSSRGVLDDRYCDENQDLVADSPKNPDEWNDPSTLVFTYTPVEDPALYKDAFADFQAHLSKITGKRVIYYTVHSNSAQVEAMRSGRLHVAGFSTGPTGYAVNLAGYVPIAVKGDESGFQGYNLITIVRKDSGINKMSDLKGKKVAHTSASSNSGNLAPRALFPAKGLVPDEDYKVLYSGKHDQSILGVFNGDYDAAPVASDVYDRMVAAGRVDDSELKIIYRSPRFPTSAFGYAYNLKPELVEKINEAFFSYRFTPEMSASFKGADRFSPISYKEEWDVIRDIAHATGTAYTKAGLKKLAEKDAAKRAKKKAAELAKQANNG; encoded by the coding sequence ATGAAAATCAGTGTTAAAGGACTGTTAATCGCTAGCTCATTGCTACTTCCTTCAATGGCTATGGCAAGCGACTGCTCTAGCCGTGGTGTGTTAGACGATCGATACTGTGATGAAAACCAAGATTTAGTGGCAGATTCACCAAAGAACCCAGATGAGTGGAATGATCCAAGCACACTTGTGTTTACCTACACCCCGGTAGAAGATCCTGCGTTATACAAAGATGCGTTTGCCGACTTCCAAGCTCACTTAAGCAAGATCACGGGTAAGCGAGTGATCTACTACACGGTGCACTCGAACTCAGCGCAAGTAGAAGCGATGCGTTCTGGTCGACTGCACGTTGCTGGTTTCTCTACGGGTCCAACAGGCTACGCAGTTAACCTAGCAGGTTACGTTCCAATTGCAGTGAAAGGCGATGAGTCTGGTTTTCAAGGCTACAACCTAATTACTATCGTGCGAAAAGACAGCGGCATTAACAAAATGTCTGATCTGAAAGGCAAAAAGGTTGCACACACTTCTGCATCATCAAACTCTGGCAACCTAGCTCCTCGTGCACTATTCCCTGCTAAAGGGTTAGTGCCAGATGAAGACTACAAAGTACTTTACTCGGGTAAGCATGACCAGTCGATTCTCGGTGTATTCAACGGAGACTATGATGCAGCACCTGTGGCATCTGATGTATACGATCGTATGGTGGCTGCTGGCCGTGTCGACGATTCTGAACTGAAGATCATCTACCGCAGCCCGCGTTTCCCAACGTCTGCTTTCGGTTACGCTTATAATTTAAAGCCAGAGCTAGTAGAGAAGATTAACGAAGCTTTCTTTAGCTACCGCTTTACTCCAGAGATGAGTGCATCATTCAAAGGTGCAGACCGTTTCTCGCCAATCAGCTACAAAGAAGAGTGGGACGTGATTCGTGACATTGCCCATGCGACAGGTACGGCTTATACCAAAGCAGGTCTGAAAAAACTGGCTGAAAAAGACGCCGCTAAACGCGCAAAGAAAAAAGCCGCTGAGCTAGCGAAACAAGCAAACAACGGTTAA
- a CDS encoding glycerophosphodiester phosphodiesterase family protein, which produces MKQILKGSIALIIGVSSMTAWAATESANLGPRPLFLVNNMDESPLKTKLLSCSEGPFHRSDFSIGHRGAAMQFPEHTKESYLAAIQMGAGVVECDVTFTKDKALVCRHSQSDLHTTTDVLAHPDLAKKCSVPFKPANPATGEDAQVECRTSDFTLAEFKTLKGKMDGANPKATTVEEYMNGTPGWRTDLYSQTGTLMTHAESAALFKEHGVKVTPELKSAAVEMPFNGFSQEMYAQKLVDELKEAGFEPSETYLQSFNLDDVKYWIKETPKFGKQAVYLDDRVYEQADFVASVENMKELHDAGVNIIAPPLFALVELDKNNELVASNYAKLAKDADLEIIAWTLERSGPLAQGGGWYYKSVKDGINNDGDMMKMLDVLAQDVGVMGVFSDWPATVTYYANCMDSDA; this is translated from the coding sequence GGCAGCTACAGAGTCAGCAAACCTAGGACCTCGTCCCCTCTTTTTAGTCAACAATATGGATGAGAGCCCTTTGAAAACCAAGCTGCTGAGTTGTAGCGAAGGGCCTTTTCATCGTAGCGATTTTTCTATTGGGCACCGCGGAGCTGCAATGCAGTTTCCTGAGCACACTAAGGAATCTTACTTAGCGGCGATTCAGATGGGGGCGGGTGTCGTTGAGTGTGATGTCACTTTTACTAAAGATAAAGCGTTGGTATGCCGTCACTCGCAAAGTGATCTGCACACCACAACAGATGTCTTGGCACACCCTGATCTCGCTAAGAAATGTTCAGTTCCATTTAAACCAGCGAACCCAGCGACAGGTGAAGATGCTCAGGTTGAGTGTCGTACTTCTGATTTCACGTTGGCAGAGTTTAAGACGCTCAAAGGGAAAATGGATGGCGCGAATCCGAAAGCGACCACTGTCGAAGAGTACATGAATGGCACACCGGGTTGGAGAACTGACCTTTACAGCCAAACAGGGACACTGATGACGCACGCAGAAAGTGCAGCACTATTTAAAGAGCACGGCGTGAAGGTAACGCCTGAACTGAAATCAGCAGCGGTCGAAATGCCTTTCAATGGTTTCAGCCAAGAAATGTACGCGCAAAAGCTAGTGGATGAACTGAAAGAGGCAGGTTTTGAGCCTTCAGAGACTTACCTACAGTCATTCAACTTGGATGATGTGAAGTATTGGATCAAAGAAACACCGAAGTTCGGAAAACAAGCCGTTTATCTTGATGACCGTGTTTATGAGCAAGCGGACTTTGTTGCGTCTGTGGAGAACATGAAAGAGCTGCACGATGCGGGTGTGAATATCATCGCGCCACCTCTGTTTGCTTTGGTTGAGCTAGACAAGAATAACGAATTGGTTGCGTCAAACTACGCGAAGCTTGCTAAGGATGCAGATCTTGAGATTATCGCATGGACACTTGAGCGTTCAGGCCCACTCGCGCAAGGAGGCGGTTGGTACTACAAGAGTGTGAAAGATGGCATAAACAATGATGGCGATATGATGAAAATGCTCGATGTACTGGCACAAGATGTAGGTGTGATGGGCGTATTCAGTGACTGGCCTGCAACGGTCACTTACTACGCAAACTGCATGGACAGCGACGCCTAA